Proteins encoded within one genomic window of Citricoccus muralis:
- a CDS encoding MFS transporter, with the protein MSVETPQYSRSSNQKRVAAATLIGTTIEWYDFFIYATMAGLVFAQLFFEPAGPSIGLLISFASVGISFLFRPLGAFLAGHYGDKLGRRFILMVTLIGMGVATTLIGLLPTYETLGIVAPILLLVLRIVQGISAGGEWGGAVLMAVEHAPAKRRGLAGCVPQLGVPLGMLMATGITALMTGVIAPGDAFLEWGWRVPFLLSIVLIVVGYVVRIAVDESPVFQEMAEKKEQAKVPIVELFRRYWYLVIIAALIFSGNNAVGYMSTGGFLPAYATTDTIGFDRTEILVAMSFASAVWFLSTLASGPLSDKIGRRRTYIIGYIWLIPSVFLLFILINTGSLAMVYLAMLLVCIGTGLTYGPQAALYSELFPASVRFSGVSISYALGAVIGGAFAPTIAQALLDATGTSMAISIYLCVMVVLGLVAVTLVRDRKGIDLSINNEQEQSTGMTVFEPAQTFTVPAQHGSAATDSSRQHIGA; encoded by the coding sequence ATGTCTGTCGAGACTCCGCAATACAGCCGCTCCTCCAATCAAAAAAGAGTCGCTGCCGCCACGCTGATCGGCACCACCATCGAGTGGTACGACTTCTTCATTTACGCAACGATGGCCGGTCTGGTCTTTGCGCAGCTGTTCTTCGAACCGGCCGGACCGTCGATCGGCCTACTCATCTCCTTTGCCTCCGTGGGTATCTCCTTCTTGTTCCGCCCACTCGGCGCTTTCCTCGCAGGCCACTACGGCGACAAACTGGGACGCCGCTTCATTCTGATGGTTACCCTGATCGGCATGGGTGTGGCCACCACGCTCATCGGCCTGCTTCCCACCTACGAGACGCTGGGCATCGTCGCGCCGATCCTGCTACTGGTGTTGCGCATCGTGCAGGGCATCTCCGCCGGCGGCGAATGGGGCGGAGCGGTCCTGATGGCAGTCGAGCACGCACCGGCCAAGCGCCGTGGCTTGGCCGGCTGCGTGCCGCAGCTCGGCGTGCCGCTGGGCATGCTGATGGCCACCGGCATCACTGCCCTGATGACCGGCGTCATCGCTCCCGGTGATGCGTTCCTGGAGTGGGGCTGGCGCGTTCCGTTCCTGCTGTCGATCGTGCTGATCGTGGTGGGTTATGTGGTGCGTATTGCCGTCGATGAGTCCCCCGTGTTCCAGGAGATGGCGGAAAAGAAGGAGCAGGCGAAGGTCCCGATCGTGGAGCTGTTCCGACGCTACTGGTACCTCGTCATCATTGCCGCACTCATCTTCTCGGGCAACAATGCCGTGGGCTACATGTCCACCGGCGGATTCCTGCCGGCCTACGCCACCACCGACACCATCGGCTTCGATCGCACCGAGATCCTGGTGGCCATGAGCTTCGCTTCGGCGGTGTGGTTCCTCTCCACCCTAGCGTCGGGTCCACTGTCGGACAAGATCGGTCGACGTCGCACCTACATCATCGGTTACATCTGGCTGATCCCCTCGGTGTTCCTGCTCTTCATCCTGATCAACACCGGGTCCCTGGCCATGGTGTACCTGGCGATGCTGCTGGTCTGCATCGGTACGGGCCTGACCTACGGGCCGCAGGCGGCTTTGTATTCGGAACTGTTCCCGGCCTCGGTGCGGTTCTCCGGAGTGTCCATCTCCTACGCCCTCGGCGCGGTCATCGGCGGTGCCTTCGCACCGACCATCGCCCAGGCGCTGCTGGACGCCACCGGCACTTCCATGGCGATCTCGATCTACCTGTGCGTGATGGTGGTGCTCGGTTTGGTGGCTGTCACCCTGGTCCGCGATCGCAAGGGTATTGACCTGTCGATCAACAATGAGCAGGAGCAATCCACCGGGATGACGGTGTTCGAGCCAGCGCAGACCTTCACGGTCCCGGCCCAGCATGGCTCCGCCGCGACGGACTCGTCACGACAGCACATCGGGGCCTGA
- a CDS encoding catalase — translation MTENTTRHATGSTTQAGIPAVSDRNSLTVGPNGPIVLHDHHLVETLAHFNRMNVPERRPHAKGSGAFGTLKVTEDVSQYTKADFLQPGKETDLLLRFSTVAGELGSPDTWRDVRGFALKFYTEEGNFDLVGNNTPIFFLRDPMKFPHFIRSQKRLPDSGLRDGTMQWDFWTQNPESAHQVTYLMGERGLPKTWREMNGYGSHTYMWVNESGEKFWVKWHFLSQQGVEVLSNEEAERLAGADAEYHRRDLFDTINAGDFPKWDLYVQVMPYEEAKTYRYNPFDLTKTWSKKDYPRIKVGTMELNRNPENHFAQIEQAAFSPGNMVPGIGMSPDKMLLGRNFAYADAQRYRIGTNFQQLPVNRPKNEVHTYSFEGNMWYDHSGARSVYAPNSFGDSWSDETGAVDVSWESDGEMVREAYTLREEDGDFVQPGILIREVFTDAQRDQFVETVSGALDGVQEPVLSNAFQYWKNVDATIGQRIEDAVKANLGDDTPGV, via the coding sequence ATGACCGAGAACACCACTCGTCACGCCACGGGTTCGACCACCCAGGCCGGTATCCCCGCCGTCAGCGACCGCAACTCGCTGACCGTGGGACCTAACGGCCCGATCGTGCTGCACGATCACCACTTGGTCGAGACCCTGGCTCACTTCAACCGAATGAACGTTCCTGAGCGCCGTCCGCACGCCAAGGGTTCCGGCGCCTTCGGCACCCTGAAGGTCACTGAGGACGTCTCCCAATACACCAAGGCTGACTTCCTGCAGCCCGGCAAGGAGACCGACCTGCTGCTGCGCTTCTCCACCGTCGCCGGCGAGCTGGGCTCTCCCGACACCTGGCGTGACGTGCGCGGCTTCGCCCTGAAGTTCTACACCGAAGAGGGCAACTTCGACCTCGTCGGCAACAACACCCCCATCTTCTTCCTGCGCGACCCCATGAAGTTCCCGCACTTCATCCGCTCACAGAAGCGCCTGCCCGATTCCGGCCTGCGCGACGGCACCATGCAGTGGGACTTCTGGACGCAGAACCCCGAGTCCGCACACCAGGTGACCTACCTGATGGGCGAGCGCGGCCTGCCCAAGACCTGGCGCGAGATGAACGGCTACGGCTCCCACACCTACATGTGGGTCAACGAGTCCGGCGAGAAGTTCTGGGTCAAGTGGCACTTCCTCTCCCAGCAGGGTGTGGAGGTGCTTTCCAACGAAGAGGCCGAGCGCCTGGCCGGTGCAGACGCCGAGTACCACCGCCGCGACCTGTTCGACACCATCAACGCCGGAGACTTCCCGAAGTGGGACCTCTACGTTCAGGTCATGCCGTACGAGGAAGCCAAGACCTACCGCTACAACCCCTTCGACCTCACCAAGACCTGGTCGAAGAAGGACTACCCGCGCATCAAGGTCGGCACCATGGAGCTGAACCGTAACCCGGAGAACCACTTCGCTCAGATCGAGCAGGCTGCCTTCTCCCCCGGCAACATGGTTCCCGGCATCGGCATGTCCCCCGACAAGATGCTGCTCGGCCGCAACTTCGCATACGCGGACGCTCAGCGCTACCGCATCGGCACCAACTTCCAGCAGCTGCCCGTCAACCGCCCGAAGAACGAGGTGCACACCTACAGCTTCGAGGGCAACATGTGGTACGACCACAGCGGCGCCCGTAGCGTCTACGCACCGAACTCCTTCGGCGATTCCTGGTCGGACGAGACCGGCGCAGTGGACGTCTCCTGGGAATCCGACGGCGAGATGGTCCGCGAGGCATACACGCTGCGCGAAGAAGACGGAGATTTCGTGCAGCCAGGCATCCTGATCCGCGAAGTGTTCACCGACGCTCAGCGCGATCAGTTCGTGGAGACCGTCTCCGGCGCTCTCGACGGCGTGCAGGAGCCCGTGCTCTCCAACGCCTTCCAGTACTGGAAGAACGTTGACGCCACCATCGGTCAGCGCATCGAGGATGCCGTCAAGGCCAACCTCGGCGATGACACCCCGGGTGTCTGA
- a CDS encoding Fur family transcriptional regulator, protein MRHDASHTTEGSQAPSLTWAARLRQTGLRVTKQRLAVLNALETLPHSTADDILQSVRATLPDMTVQSIYIVLHSLVDVGLARKLDLPDSAARYETRVDDNHHHAVCVHCGRIEDVACAVGHAPCLTPSHDHGMSIQIADVVYHGVCSNCRDATAVKETTAP, encoded by the coding sequence ATGCGCCACGACGCCAGCCACACGACCGAGGGATCCCAGGCCCCCTCCCTGACCTGGGCCGCGCGACTGCGCCAGACGGGTCTGCGCGTCACCAAACAGCGCCTGGCTGTGCTGAACGCGCTCGAGACCCTGCCGCATTCCACCGCGGACGACATTCTCCAGTCTGTGCGCGCCACCCTGCCCGATATGACGGTGCAGTCGATCTACATCGTGTTGCACTCCTTGGTTGATGTGGGACTGGCCCGCAAGCTGGACCTTCCGGATTCGGCCGCCCGCTATGAAACCCGCGTTGATGACAACCACCACCACGCCGTCTGCGTGCACTGCGGTCGCATCGAAGATGTGGCCTGCGCCGTCGGCCATGCCCCCTGTCTTACGCCGTCGCACGACCACGGCATGAGCATCCAGATTGCCGATGTGGTCTACCACGGCGTCTGTAGCAATTGCCGAGACGCCACCGCGGTCAAGGAAACCACCGCACCGTAG
- the glyA gene encoding serine hydroxymethyltransferase has translation MTDQTATIQTSINTAPLSEVDPEIAQAIADEVGRQRGTLEMIASENFVPRAILETQGSVLTNKYAEGYPGRRYYGGCEFVDVAENLAIQRAKDLFGAEHANVQPHAGAQANVAVMQALMEHGDTLMGLSLAHGGHLTHGMKLNYSGKNFRIAAYEVDSESYRIDMDKVREQAVAERPDVIVAGWSAYPRQLDFEAFRSIADEVGAKLWVDMAHFAGLVAAGLHPNPVPYADVVSSTVHKTLAGPRSGFILTTENLKKKIDSAVFPGQQGGPLMQAIAGKAVAFKIAGSEEFAQRQRNTLAGAQILAERLTGADVAEHGVSVLTGGTDVHLVLVDLRHSELDGRQAEDLLHQVGITVNRNAVPWDPRPPMTTSGLRIGTPALATRGFGDAEFTEVADIIATALKPSPDVEVLSARVAKLADDFPLYEGLETW, from the coding sequence ATGACGGACCAGACCGCCACCATCCAGACATCCATCAACACTGCCCCCTTGTCCGAGGTTGATCCCGAGATCGCCCAGGCGATCGCCGACGAGGTGGGCCGCCAGCGCGGCACCTTGGAAATGATCGCCTCCGAGAACTTCGTGCCTCGCGCCATCCTGGAAACCCAGGGCTCGGTGCTCACCAACAAGTACGCTGAGGGTTACCCCGGTCGCCGCTACTATGGCGGCTGCGAATTCGTTGACGTCGCCGAAAATCTGGCGATCCAGCGCGCCAAGGATCTCTTCGGCGCCGAACACGCCAATGTTCAGCCCCATGCGGGAGCCCAGGCCAACGTGGCCGTGATGCAGGCGCTCATGGAGCACGGCGATACCCTGATGGGGCTGTCCCTGGCCCATGGTGGCCACCTGACCCACGGCATGAAGCTGAACTACTCGGGCAAGAATTTCCGCATCGCTGCCTATGAAGTGGACTCGGAGTCGTACCGCATTGACATGGACAAGGTGCGCGAGCAGGCCGTCGCCGAGCGCCCCGACGTCATCGTGGCCGGCTGGTCTGCCTACCCGCGTCAGCTCGATTTCGAGGCGTTCCGCTCTATTGCTGACGAAGTGGGCGCGAAGCTCTGGGTCGATATGGCGCACTTCGCCGGATTGGTAGCCGCAGGGCTGCATCCGAATCCGGTGCCGTACGCCGACGTCGTCTCCTCGACGGTGCACAAGACGCTGGCCGGGCCGCGTTCCGGTTTCATTCTGACCACCGAGAATCTGAAGAAGAAGATCGACTCGGCGGTGTTCCCGGGCCAGCAGGGCGGACCGCTGATGCAGGCTATTGCTGGTAAGGCGGTCGCATTCAAGATCGCCGGCAGCGAGGAATTCGCGCAGCGCCAGCGCAACACCTTGGCTGGTGCGCAGATTCTTGCTGAGCGCCTGACGGGTGCCGATGTGGCAGAGCATGGCGTCTCCGTGCTGACCGGTGGCACCGACGTGCACCTGGTGCTCGTGGACTTGCGCCATTCCGAGCTGGATGGGCGTCAGGCTGAAGACCTGCTGCACCAGGTGGGCATCACCGTGAACCGCAATGCTGTGCCGTGGGACCCGCGTCCGCCGATGACCACCTCTGGTCTGCGTATCGGCACTCCGGCGCTGGCCACCCGTGGCTTCGGCGATGCTGAGTTCACCGAAGTGGCCGACATCATTGCCACCGCGCTCAAGCCGTCCCCTGATGTGGAGGTACTGAGCGCACGTGTGGCCAAGCTGGCTGACGATTTCCCGTTGTACGAAGGCCTCGAAACCTGGTGA
- a CDS encoding ABC transporter ATP-binding protein — MRPLTNAVISARQLTKCYGDFAAVDGIDFHVEPGEAFGLLGPNGAGKSTTMRMIGGVSQRTSGSLEILGLDPEQHGPKVRAQLGVVPQEDNLDLELTVRDNLIVYGRYFGLPFSYLRPKSQELLDFAQLTEKANARVEDLSGGMKRRLVIARGLINQPQIFMLDEPTTGLDPQARHVLWDRLFRLKEAGTTLVLTTHYMDEAEQLCDRLIVVDQGKIMAEGSPAQLIREHSTREVLELRYGSDRNVAVADELAGNADVMAVAERVEVLPDRLLLYTDDGEHALGAVAGAGWTPRSSLVRRSSLEDVFLHLTGRSLVD, encoded by the coding sequence GTGCGCCCCCTCACCAACGCGGTCATCTCCGCCCGACAACTCACCAAATGCTACGGCGACTTCGCCGCCGTCGACGGTATCGACTTCCATGTGGAACCCGGTGAAGCCTTCGGATTGTTGGGCCCCAACGGCGCCGGTAAATCCACCACCATGCGGATGATCGGTGGCGTCTCCCAGCGCACCTCCGGCAGCCTAGAGATTCTGGGGCTGGACCCGGAACAGCACGGCCCGAAGGTGCGCGCGCAACTTGGCGTTGTTCCCCAGGAAGATAACCTCGACCTCGAACTCACGGTGCGCGACAACCTCATCGTCTACGGCCGGTATTTCGGGTTGCCGTTCTCCTACCTGCGCCCAAAATCGCAGGAACTGCTGGATTTCGCCCAGCTCACCGAGAAGGCCAACGCCCGCGTCGAAGACCTATCCGGCGGGATGAAGCGCCGACTCGTGATCGCGCGCGGGCTGATCAACCAGCCACAGATTTTCATGCTCGACGAGCCCACCACCGGGCTCGACCCACAGGCCCGGCATGTGCTGTGGGACCGGCTGTTCCGACTCAAGGAAGCTGGCACCACCCTGGTGCTCACCACGCACTACATGGACGAGGCGGAACAGCTCTGCGACCGGCTCATCGTGGTCGATCAGGGGAAGATCATGGCAGAGGGCTCGCCCGCGCAGCTGATTCGAGAGCATTCCACCCGCGAAGTGCTGGAGCTGCGCTACGGCTCGGACCGCAATGTGGCGGTGGCTGATGAGCTGGCGGGTAACGCCGACGTGATGGCGGTGGCCGAACGGGTCGAGGTACTCCCGGATCGGCTCCTGCTCTACACCGACGACGGCGAGCACGCCTTAGGCGCGGTGGCTGGCGCGGGCTGGACGCCGCGGTCGTCGCTCGTGCGGCGTTCCTCGCTGGAGGACGTGTTCCTGCATCTGACGGGACGGTCGCTCGTTGACTGA
- a CDS encoding ABC transporter permease encodes MTDQGSVRVPETMAPSTLAPAQEHQVPSAWKSVWSYAEHFLRNLRRYGTVVLVEAVGEPLIYLMAMGLGLGSLIGGGEASIGGVDYVAFLAPALLAASILTSGSPEFTYPIMGGFSWNKTFYAAQATVLRPWHIAAGHVVGVTIRFLIQATLFLLMMLPFGVVSSPWAWVQIFTATAGGLAIGLPLMAYAASLRRDTGQFAMVQRFIIMPMFLFSGTFYALNTLPLALQWIGWISPQWHAAQLGRILTYGMDNPGWLTAVHVGYLLVLCALGWMAVARVFESRLGGSDRFSISSRELTKRSAKAARAAQDAYIGTVPDMPAIEVRQGAFSAMYAGNIRAVMERGFRALKTSNWGIFISGFFEPVLYLLSLGLGLGALVGVVQGPAGPMEYGAFIAPALLAVSAMNGAIYDSTWNVFFKLRHAKLYRTMLTTSVGPLDVAMGEIGMALLRGGIYSTAFMMVMAVLGYLTSWWSLLLVPAALLVAFAFASLGMAITSYMRTFQQMDWIWIVMMPMFLFSATFFPLSVYPAVIQGFIQALPLWHAVELMRQLSVGAFSGVTFIHLGYFAVMITVGIWFTTHRLRALFLR; translated from the coding sequence TTGACTGACCAGGGTTCCGTGCGCGTCCCAGAGACGATGGCGCCATCCACCTTGGCCCCGGCCCAGGAGCACCAGGTGCCCTCGGCTTGGAAGTCCGTGTGGTCGTATGCCGAGCATTTTCTGAGGAATCTGCGTCGTTACGGCACCGTCGTGCTGGTGGAGGCTGTGGGCGAGCCGTTGATCTATCTGATGGCCATGGGCTTAGGCCTCGGATCGCTGATCGGCGGTGGCGAAGCCAGCATCGGGGGAGTGGACTACGTCGCGTTTCTTGCTCCGGCGCTACTGGCCGCAAGCATCCTGACCTCGGGAAGCCCGGAATTCACCTACCCGATCATGGGTGGGTTCTCCTGGAACAAAACCTTTTACGCCGCCCAAGCAACGGTGCTGCGACCCTGGCATATCGCCGCCGGGCACGTGGTGGGTGTGACCATCCGCTTCCTGATCCAGGCCACCCTGTTCCTGCTGATGATGTTGCCTTTCGGTGTCGTCAGCTCACCCTGGGCATGGGTGCAAATTTTCACCGCAACGGCCGGCGGGTTGGCGATCGGGCTGCCACTGATGGCCTACGCGGCCAGTCTGCGCCGCGACACCGGGCAATTCGCCATGGTCCAGCGGTTCATCATCATGCCGATGTTCTTGTTTTCGGGGACGTTCTATGCGCTGAACACGCTTCCGCTGGCGCTGCAGTGGATCGGGTGGATTTCACCGCAGTGGCACGCCGCGCAATTGGGGCGCATCCTCACCTACGGGATGGACAACCCGGGCTGGCTCACCGCCGTGCACGTGGGGTATCTGCTCGTGTTGTGCGCGCTGGGCTGGATGGCTGTGGCGCGCGTCTTCGAGAGCCGGCTCGGAGGCAGTGACCGATTCTCCATTTCGTCGCGTGAGTTGACGAAGCGCTCCGCGAAAGCTGCCCGTGCCGCCCAAGATGCCTACATCGGCACGGTCCCTGACATGCCCGCCATTGAAGTACGTCAGGGCGCCTTTTCTGCGATGTATGCCGGCAACATCCGGGCCGTGATGGAACGTGGATTCCGGGCGCTGAAGACGAGTAATTGGGGCATTTTTATCTCCGGGTTCTTTGAGCCGGTGCTCTATCTGCTCTCCCTGGGGCTGGGCCTCGGGGCACTCGTTGGTGTGGTGCAAGGACCCGCTGGACCGATGGAATACGGTGCGTTTATCGCACCGGCACTGTTGGCGGTCTCGGCAATGAACGGTGCCATTTACGATTCGACCTGGAACGTGTTCTTCAAGCTGCGTCACGCCAAGCTCTACCGTACGATGCTGACAACTTCGGTGGGCCCGCTCGACGTGGCGATGGGGGAGATCGGTATGGCGCTGCTGCGCGGAGGGATCTATTCCACGGCCTTCATGATGGTGATGGCCGTATTGGGCTACCTCACGAGCTGGTGGTCGTTGTTGCTCGTGCCAGCCGCACTGTTGGTGGCCTTCGCGTTCGCCTCGCTGGGTATGGCCATCACCAGTTATATGCGTACCTTCCAACAGATGGACTGGATCTGGATCGTCATGATGCCGATGTTCCTGTTCTCGGCCACGTTTTTTCCACTGAGCGTCTATCCGGCCGTGATTCAGGGCTTTATTCAGGCACTGCCACTCTGGCACGCCGTCGAGCTGATGCGTCAGCTCTCCGTCGGTGCCTTCAGCGGTGTGACGTTCATCCACCTGGGCTATTTCGCGGTGATGATCACCGTGGGCATCTGGTTCACCACGCACCGATTGCGTGCGCTGTTCCTGCGCTGA
- a CDS encoding bifunctional methylenetetrahydrofolate dehydrogenase/methenyltetrahydrofolate cyclohydrolase: MTAQKLDGRATAAAIKEDLATRVAALREQGVTPGLGTVLVGEDPGSQSYVAGKHRDCAEVGIESIQRELPESTTQEELLAVLDELNQDPACTGYIVQLPLPKHIDTDVILEAIDPDKDADGLHPMNLGRLVASTSGDLDSPLPCTPKGCVELLRHYGIELAGKNVLVIGRGVTIGRPAGLVLTRKDVNATVTLAHTGTVDVQEHIGRADVIIAAAGVAHMVKAEDVKDGVIILDVGVSRREDPETGKAKIVGDVDPAVADKASWMAPNPGGVGPMTRVMLVANVVEAAERQAASAR, from the coding sequence ATGACGGCACAAAAACTAGACGGGCGCGCAACTGCGGCCGCCATCAAGGAGGACCTTGCGACTCGCGTCGCCGCACTGCGTGAGCAGGGGGTGACTCCTGGTTTGGGCACGGTACTCGTCGGCGAGGACCCCGGTTCGCAGTCGTACGTGGCCGGTAAGCACCGGGACTGCGCTGAAGTGGGTATCGAGTCCATTCAGCGCGAGCTGCCCGAGTCCACCACGCAGGAGGAGCTGCTGGCGGTGCTCGACGAGCTCAACCAGGACCCGGCCTGCACCGGATACATTGTGCAGCTGCCGCTGCCGAAGCACATCGACACCGATGTCATTCTGGAAGCCATTGACCCGGACAAGGACGCCGACGGGCTACACCCCATGAATCTGGGTCGCTTGGTCGCTTCGACCTCCGGTGACCTGGATTCGCCGCTGCCCTGCACTCCTAAGGGCTGTGTGGAGCTGCTGCGCCACTACGGCATCGAGCTGGCCGGTAAGAACGTGCTGGTGATTGGCCGCGGTGTGACCATCGGCCGCCCGGCCGGACTGGTACTGACCCGCAAGGACGTCAATGCCACGGTCACTCTGGCACATACTGGCACCGTGGACGTGCAGGAGCACATTGGTCGTGCCGACGTCATCATTGCCGCCGCCGGGGTGGCTCACATGGTGAAGGCCGAGGACGTCAAGGACGGTGTAATCATCCTGGACGTGGGCGTCTCTCGTCGCGAAGACCCGGAAACAGGCAAGGCCAAGATCGTCGGCGATGTCGACCCAGCCGTTGCAGACAAGGCTTCGTGGATGGCGCCGAACCCCGGCGGCGTGGGCCCAATGACCCGCGTAATGCTGGTGGCCAACGTGGTGGAAGCCGCGGAGCGCCAGGCGGCATCTGCCCGCTGA